A part of Candidatus Electrothrix aestuarii genomic DNA contains:
- the cimA gene encoding citramalate synthase, whose product MTIEFYDTTLRDGTQAENFNLSVDDKIKITKQLDKLGIDFIEGGWPGSNPLAVEYFERMKGVKLEHAQLSAFGATRHFQNPADKDPNLQALIAAQTPAITIFGKSWDIHVHDALRIKLEDNLLIIEDSLAYLRPHVRHLIYDAEHFFDGFKNNREYCLATLGRAIKGGAETLALCDTNGGTLPHEVPPIIERVKQFLAEQGSSAKIGIHPHNDSETAVANALIGISLGCTQVQGTMNGYGERCGNANLTSIIPAVVCKMGHEAAVGKHIDKLYSTSRLINELANLPHNRYQPYVGESAFAHKGGIHVSAVQRNPITYEHIEPEKVGNIRRILISDQAGKSNVLHKAIKYGLNLKADDPAMTQIIQDLKELENQGFQYEGAEASFELLMRRAMGIKPHFFTLEGFRVMNNKYRMDAASLTEATIRLTVDGQEAHTASLGEGPVNALDKAMRKALLRFYPRLEEMELADYKVRVLSGEHGTGAKVRVLVDSRDEETHWSTVGVSFNIIEASWQALEDAVNYKLMKDAQKNA is encoded by the coding sequence ATGACCATAGAATTTTACGATACCACCCTCCGGGACGGAACCCAGGCTGAGAATTTTAACCTGTCGGTTGACGATAAAATCAAGATCACCAAGCAGCTGGACAAGCTGGGGATTGATTTTATTGAGGGCGGCTGGCCCGGTTCCAACCCCTTGGCGGTGGAGTATTTCGAGCGGATGAAGGGGGTGAAACTTGAGCACGCCCAACTCTCAGCCTTTGGCGCCACCCGCCATTTCCAGAATCCTGCGGATAAGGACCCCAACCTGCAGGCCCTGATCGCGGCTCAGACCCCGGCCATCACTATCTTTGGCAAGAGCTGGGATATCCATGTCCATGATGCCCTGCGCATTAAGCTGGAAGACAATCTGCTGATTATCGAAGATTCGCTGGCCTATCTCCGCCCCCATGTCAGGCATCTGATCTATGATGCCGAGCATTTCTTTGACGGCTTTAAGAATAACAGGGAATACTGCCTGGCGACCTTGGGCCGAGCCATCAAAGGCGGGGCCGAGACCCTGGCCCTCTGCGATACCAACGGCGGAACTTTGCCCCATGAGGTCCCGCCCATCATTGAACGGGTAAAGCAGTTCCTGGCAGAGCAGGGCAGTAGCGCCAAGATCGGTATTCATCCCCATAATGACTCGGAGACCGCAGTGGCCAACGCCCTGATCGGGATCTCCTTGGGATGCACCCAAGTGCAGGGAACCATGAACGGTTACGGTGAGCGTTGCGGCAATGCCAACCTGACCTCCATCATCCCGGCTGTGGTCTGCAAGATGGGGCATGAGGCCGCAGTGGGCAAGCATATCGACAAGCTGTATTCCACCTCCCGTCTGATTAACGAGTTGGCCAACCTGCCCCATAATCGCTACCAGCCCTATGTGGGTGAGTCGGCCTTTGCCCATAAAGGGGGCATCCACGTCAGCGCAGTGCAGCGTAACCCCATCACCTATGAGCATATCGAGCCGGAAAAGGTGGGCAATATCCGCCGTATCCTGATCTCGGATCAGGCAGGCAAATCCAATGTGCTGCATAAGGCAATCAAGTATGGTCTCAACCTCAAGGCTGATGATCCGGCCATGACCCAGATTATTCAGGATCTGAAAGAACTGGAAAACCAGGGCTTTCAGTACGAAGGTGCCGAGGCCAGCTTTGAGCTGCTCATGCGGCGGGCAATGGGCATCAAACCTCATTTTTTCACCCTGGAAGGCTTCCGGGTAATGAATAATAAGTACCGAATGGATGCAGCCTCCCTCACCGAGGCCACCATTCGTCTGACCGTAGATGGCCAGGAGGCCCATACTGCCTCGTTGGGCGAAGGTCCGGTCAATGCCCTGGATAAGGCCATGCGTAAGGCCTTGCTCCGTTTTTATCCTCGGCTGGAGGAAATGGAGTTGGCTGATTATAAGGTGCGCGTACTCTCCGGTGAGCACGGAACCGGTGCCAAGGTACGGGTTCTGGTGGATAGCCGGGATGAGGAGACCCATTGGAGTACGGTTGGTGTATCCTTCAATATCATTGAGGCCAGCTGGCAGGCCCTGGAGGATGCAGTCAACTATAAGCTGATGAAAGACGCCCAAAAAAACGCATAA